The Sulfolobus islandicus Y.N.15.51 sequence AAACATTAACGGAAATATTCATGAAAATTATAAAATGTAGTGGTTTTCCGATAAATGGTATTCATACTTTTGTATCGTGACTTGTTTCTTCTCACTGGGGAACAGAATACTGCTTAACATAAAGGATGTTATCTCTCTCAGAAAATCGGTTAAGCTTCATCATCTAGACTAACTAGAAGGGAATTACTTACTTTAATTTTTATATTCATGAATATATGTTTGATATAAGAAGAAGAGAATGCAACGAGATAAGAAACTTGAAGGATTGGAGGTTAATTTACGATAGGAGAAAAGTAGGGAAGACATACCTAGCCATGAAATGCCTTAATTTCGATGAATATTATCTAATTTTCAAAACCTTATCGATAATTCACGAAAATAATGAACTCTCATTAAAAGTTATAAATAAAACCGAGCTTAAGATTTTTAATCTTTAACTATTTTCTGTTTAACTGCATGCAGAGAACTACAATCTCATTCCTTAGGTGGATAGTTCCGTTGTCATTATTCTGGGGTTTTGCCTTCCCTTTAACTAAAATAATTGCCTACTCAGCATCGCCCATGATCATTAGTGCATTTAGAGTTGGGATAGCTGCAATTTTCTTTCTCACTCTAGGGAAGGGGTTATCAGTGGGTAAGAAACAATTTGTAAATGGCTTGCTTAACTTCGCGTTCTTCTTAATTCTCATAAATCTTGGAATTGGGTTATCTACAAATCCAGGTTTAGTAGCGGTAATGATATATACACAACCAATTTTTGTTCTGATAATTGAAAGGTTACTGGGTTATAAGATCACACCTAAAGGGATTATCGGAGTAGTTTTAGGAGTAATTGGAGTAATATCTTCAGCAACCTTATCATTTGATATTGGGTTGGTTTTCGGATTGTTGGCTGGGATATTATGGGCTGTAGGTACTATTTATTACTCCAGAAATTTAGCTAATGAAAACATCGCTAAACTTAACGCATTTATGGCCCTAACCTCAGTTCCCATAGTCCTAGCTTTTACTCCAATCGACTACTATTTCAAATTTAGCCTAGTTACACTATCCTTAATTTTACTTTTAGCTATCATAGCCCAAATTCTAGGATTTTACTTCTGGTTTAATGGAGTTAGGGAATTGGGAACCGTTTACGCAAGTACTGGGTCTTTATTAGTACCAGTAATGGCTTACGTTACCAGTTTCGCCGTGTTGGGCGTAATCCCAACGTTATTCCAGATAATTGGCTCCGTGATAACCCTATCTGGAGTTTACCTTACCATTACCAGTAGAAGTTAGTTTATAGAAATTGATTAGACTGCTATAGGCTATAAGAAGAGAATTTAATTTGACTAACTTCTCATCTTTGAGGTCATAATAATTTATTTGGATTTTAGGATTCACAGTAACTGAATCAACACTAGCTGAGATTAAGATTTGAGCTAAAAGACCATTTCCAATCTTGCTCATATGAACCTCAACATTATAATCTTTTCCCTCCAATTCTTTCTCATACTTACTTTTCTTTTCGCTTAACTCTTTCATTACCTCGTTTAAATTACTTGAGAGGAATAGCTTCATGAAAGGCCTAAGAGAACTTTTTCTGTCTAGTTTAATATTTCCTTTTTTCCTCAATAAAATCTCTCCAATTTTCTTATACTC is a genomic window containing:
- a CDS encoding DMT family transporter, producing the protein MQRTTISFLRWIVPLSLFWGFAFPLTKIIAYSASPMIISAFRVGIAAIFFLTLGKGLSVGKKQFVNGLLNFAFFLILINLGIGLSTNPGLVAVMIYTQPIFVLIIERLLGYKITPKGIIGVVLGVIGVISSATLSFDIGLVFGLLAGILWAVGTIYYSRNLANENIAKLNAFMALTSVPIVLAFTPIDYYFKFSLVTLSLILLLAIIAQILGFYFWFNGVRELGTVYASTGSLLVPVMAYVTSFAVLGVIPTLFQIIGSVITLSGVYLTITSRS